In Holophagales bacterium, the DNA window GATGAGCCGGCGGGAAAGGTCGGTCGCGACCTCGTCGAGCGTGGCGCGGCGTCCCGAGCCGGTCGGCATCTCGACCGTGAACGCATCGCCCAGGAAGTGGTGGTACTTCTGCAGCGACTCGACGAGGAGGAAGTTGACCGGGAACCAGACCGGGCCGCGCCAGTTCGAGTTGCCGCCGAAGAGAGGCGTGGTCGACTCGGCCGGCTCGTAGCCGACGCGGTGCTCCGTGCCGTCGAGGCGGAGGACGTACGGCCGGTCGCGGTGGACGCGCGAGAGGGAGCGGACGCCGTGCGGCGAGAGGAACTCGCTCTCGTCGAGCATGTACCCGAGGACGGAACGGAGCCTCTCGCCGTTCACGAGGGAGAGGAAGCGCCGGATCCGGCCCCCCGGCTCGGTCCGCGTCTCGACGTGCGCGGCGAGCTCGGGACGGTTCTGGAGGAACCACTGCATCCGCCTCTTGAAGCGGGGGAAGCGGTCGACGACCTCCGACTCGAGCGTCTCGACGGCGAAGAGGGGAATGAGCCCGACCATCGAGCGCACGCGGAGCGGGAAGTGCCGCCCGTCGGGGAGGTGGAGGACGTCGTGGAAGAAGCCGTCCTCGCGGCTCCAGAGCTCGAGATTCTCGCTGCCGACGTTCGACATCGCCCGGCAGATGTAGACGAAGTGCTCGAAGAACTTCGAGGCGACATCCTCGTAGGCGGGGTTCTCGCCTGCCAGCTCGAGCGCGATGGCGAGCATGTTGAGGCAGTACATCCCCATCCAGCTCGTCCCGTCGCTCTGCTCGAGCCGCCCTCCGGATGGGAGCGCCGCGCTCCGGTCGAAGACGCCGATGTTGTCGAGACCGAGGAACCCTCCCTCGAAGACGTTCTGTCCGTCCGCGTCCTTGCGGTTCACCCACCAGGTGAAGTTGAGGAGGAGCTTGTGGAAGACCCGCTCGAGGAAGAGGCGGTCGCGGCGGCCGGAGCGGGCCGCGTCGATCTTGTAGACGCGCCACGCGGCCCAGGCGTGGACCGGCGGGTTCACGTCGCCGAGGGCCCACTCGTAGGCGGGGAGCTGCCCGTTCGGGTGCATGTACCACTCGCGGGTCAGGAGGACGAGCTGCTCCTTGGCGAAGTCGGGGTCGACGAGCGCGAGCGGGACGCAGTGGAAGGCGAGGTCCCACGCCGCGTACCAGGGGTACTCCCACTTGTCGGGCATCGAGATCACGTCGGCGTTGAAGAGGTGCGTCCACTCCGCGTTCCGGCCCTTCCGCCGGGAGCGGGGGGGCTCGGGGCCGGCCGGGTCGCCCTTCAGCCAGCGGGCGACGTCGTACGCGTAGTACTGCTTCGACAGCAGGAGGCCGGCAAACGCCTGACGCTGGACGTTGCGGGCATCGTCTTCGAGCCCTTCCGGCTGGAGCGCCGCGTAGAACGCGTCGGCTTCGGCACGGCGGAGCGCGAAGACCTCGTCGAAGTCGTCCCCCGCGCCGTCTCCGGCGGGGAGCTGGTCCGCCAGGCGGAGCCTCAGCGCGATCGCCTCGCCCGGGCCTGCTGAGGCGACGTTCCACGTCGCCGCCTTCGACCCGACGCGGGCGGGATTCGCGACCTCCGCGCGGCCGTTCACGACGACCTCGTGGAAAGCGTCCTTCACCCACGGGCTCTCGTTCGGCACGCCCCAGAGCCGCTCGGCGTTCGACTCGTTCTCGGTGAAGAGAAGTTCAGGCTCTCCTTCCGCGAGGAGCCACCGCGTCCCGTAGAGGGGATGCTCCGTGGTGAGGACGGCCGCGCGGGCGCGCGGCGGCGCCTCGCGAATCCGCGGGCGGCGCGCGTCGAGGCCCCAGCTCCAGGTGTTGCGGTACCAGAGCGTCGGGAGGAGGTGGAGCGTCGCGGGCGCCGGGCCGCGGTTCGTCGCCGTCACCTTGACGAGAAGGTCCTCGGCCGTGGCTTTCGCGTATTCGACCATCACGTCCCAGTGGCCCGCGTCGAAGGTTCCCAGGTCGGCGAGCTCGAGCTCCGGCTCTTCGCGCCCGCGCCTGCGGTTCCCCTCGACGAGCCGCGCGTACGGGTATTCCGCCTGCACGTACTTGTAGAGGAGCTTCATGTACGAGTGCGTCGGCGTGGAGTCGAGCTGGTAGTACAGCTCCTTCACGTCTTCCCCGTGATTTCCCTCGTGCCCGGTCAGGCCGAAGAGGCGCTCCTTGAGAATGGGGTCTCTCCCGTTCCAGAGCGCAAGCGCGAAGCAGAGGGCCTGCCGCCGGTCGGATACGCCCATCAGGCCGTCCTCGCCCCAGCGGTAGGCGCGGGAACGCGCGTGGTGGTGCGGGAACGACTCCCAGGCCGTGCCGCCTTCGCTGTAGTCCTCGCGGACGGTGCCCCACTGCCTGTCGGAGAGGTACGGCCCCCAGCGCTTCCAGTGAGTCCTACGGTCGCGGGACGCGGCCAGGCGGGTCTCTTCGGCGGTCGGCGATCGGCGTTTCAACGTTCTCCCCCTGACAGCCGGGATTCTCGCCCGGCGGGAGCCGTTTCTCCTTCTTGCCGGGCCGCAGAAGTCTTACAGTTCCGCCCAATTTCGTTGAAGGGGCCCGTTAAGGAGGATCCGCGATGAAGGTGACGCTGCGATCCGAGAAGGTCGTGTCGGACGAGAACGTGAGGAAGGAGACCGGGAGGGGCTTCGCCGAGTGGTGGAGGGTCCTCGACGCCTTCGGTGGCCCGGCGAAGGGCCGGCGGGAGATCGGCGGCCTCCTCTTCGGCGAGCTGAAGGTCGACGCCTGGTGGTCCGCGACCCTCCAGGTCGAGTACGAGCGGCACAAGGGGGTCGTCGAGAAGGACGGCAAGGGGAAGGGCTACACCATCTGCGCGACGAAGTCGGTGAAGGCGGCGCCCGAGAAGTGCTGGGAGATGTGGGCGACCGGCAAGGCCCTGGACGCGTGGTTCGGTCCGAAGAACGTCCTCGACCTGAAGGCGGGCGGCTCCCTCTCGAACGGGGACGGGAACGCTGCCGACGTCAAGGGCGTGACGCCGGGGAAGACGATCCGGCTGATCTGGAAGGACGCGAGCGCTCCCGGGACGCCGGTGGAGATCAAGTTCCAGCCTGCACCGGGCAAGACGACCGTGATGGTGACGCACGACCGGCTCCAGACGCGCGAGGAGGCCGACGGACTGCGCGCGGCGTGGGGCGAGGCGCTCGACAGGATGAAGAAGCGCGTCGAGGCGGGCTGACCGTGCTCCGCCGGGCGAGCTATCTCCTCGTCACCGCCTCAGTGGTCGCCGCTCCCGCGACGGCCTCCGAGCCGCAGGCGTCCCCGGCCGCTGGGCTCGAGCGGCGCCTCGCCCTCGCGGCCACCGCGGCCGCCGAAGCGACGCTCCGCCTCCACGAGACGAACGCGGCGAAACGGTGGCTCGGCGAAGTACCGGAGCCGCACCGAGCCTGGGAGTGGCGCCACCTCACGGCCCGCGCCGACGAGAGCGTCGCGACGATCGCGGCGCACGAGGGGCGCATCCTCGGGATCTCGATCTCGCGCGACGGCAAGCGCCTCGCGACCGCCGGGGCCGACAAGACCGCGCGCCTCTGGAACTCTTCGACAGGGAAGCTCCTCGCGACGTTCTCCGGGCACGGCGCGGCCGTCTGGAACGCCGTCTTCTCGCCCGACGGCGCCCGCCTGGCGACCTCCTCCTCGGACGGCACGGTGCGCATCTGGGACGTCGGCACCGGGGCGGAGGTCCTGAGGCTCGACGGGGTGGGGAAGGGGATCGCCGCCGTTTCCTGGAAGCCGGACGGGACGGAGCTGACGTCCGTCTCGTGGGACCGGACGAAGGAGCGGGGCGCGTGGGGCGTCGTGAAGTCGTGGGACCCCCGGACGGGCGCGCTCCTGCGCTCGCTCGAGCACGGCGTCAAGCCGGTCACCTGCGCGGCGTACAGCCCCGACGGCACACGCTTCGCCGCGGGAACGTGGGACGACGACGTCGCCGTCTGGGACACCTCGGCGTGGGGAGCGCCCGTGCGGCTCGTTCCGCCGAAGGACGAGGCGTACAAGGCCGTCCAGGCGGTCGCCTTCTCACGCGACGGCAGGAGCCTCGCCGTCGGCGCCAAGGACGGGACGGT includes these proteins:
- a CDS encoding SRPBCC domain-containing protein, translating into MKVTLRSEKVVSDENVRKETGRGFAEWWRVLDAFGGPAKGRREIGGLLFGELKVDAWWSATLQVEYERHKGVVEKDGKGKGYTICATKSVKAAPEKCWEMWATGKALDAWFGPKNVLDLKAGGSLSNGDGNAADVKGVTPGKTIRLIWKDASAPGTPVEIKFQPAPGKTTVMVTHDRLQTREEADGLRAAWGEALDRMKKRVEAG
- a CDS encoding glucosidase; its protein translation is MKRRSPTAEETRLAASRDRRTHWKRWGPYLSDRQWGTVREDYSEGGTAWESFPHHHARSRAYRWGEDGLMGVSDRRQALCFALALWNGRDPILKERLFGLTGHEGNHGEDVKELYYQLDSTPTHSYMKLLYKYVQAEYPYARLVEGNRRRGREEPELELADLGTFDAGHWDVMVEYAKATAEDLLVKVTATNRGPAPATLHLLPTLWYRNTWSWGLDARRPRIREAPPRARAAVLTTEHPLYGTRWLLAEGEPELLFTENESNAERLWGVPNESPWVKDAFHEVVVNGRAEVANPARVGSKAATWNVASAGPGEAIALRLRLADQLPAGDGAGDDFDEVFALRRAEADAFYAALQPEGLEDDARNVQRQAFAGLLLSKQYYAYDVARWLKGDPAGPEPPRSRRKGRNAEWTHLFNADVISMPDKWEYPWYAAWDLAFHCVPLALVDPDFAKEQLVLLTREWYMHPNGQLPAYEWALGDVNPPVHAWAAWRVYKIDAARSGRRDRLFLERVFHKLLLNFTWWVNRKDADGQNVFEGGFLGLDNIGVFDRSAALPSGGRLEQSDGTSWMGMYCLNMLAIALELAGENPAYEDVASKFFEHFVYICRAMSNVGSENLELWSREDGFFHDVLHLPDGRHFPLRVRSMVGLIPLFAVETLESEVVDRFPRFKRRMQWFLQNRPELAAHVETRTEPGGRIRRFLSLVNGERLRSVLGYMLDESEFLSPHGVRSLSRVHRDRPYVLRLDGTEHRVGYEPAESTTPLFGGNSNWRGPVWFPVNFLLVESLQKYHHFLGDAFTVEMPTGSGRRATLDEVATDLSRRLISLFLRDGDGRRPAFGGDARHRSDPAFRDLLLFHEYFHGDDGRGLGASHQTGWTALVAKLIQQSGRGGET